Proteins from one Triticum aestivum cultivar Chinese Spring chromosome 7A, IWGSC CS RefSeq v2.1, whole genome shotgun sequence genomic window:
- the LOC123147763 gene encoding norbelladine synthase-like: MKGSLCHELKSSLPAAEVWEVYGGLLLGQLIPQLLPDVLSKVEVVVGDGGVGTVLRLTFPPGIPGLEYQKEKFIKIDNDNFVKEALVIEGGLLDLGFLKYLVRLEIVGDADKTCIIRSTVEYEVEDEHTGNASFITTSTFARIAEAITKYIKAQKGDEKAPEETS, from the exons ATGAAAGGGAGCCTCTGCCATGAGTTGAAGAGTAGCCTGCCAGCAGCCGAGGTATGGGAGGTCTATGGAGGCCTCCTTTTGGGCCAGTTGATCCCTCAATTGCTTCCTGACGTGCTCTCGAAGGTCGAGGTTGTGGTTGGAGATGGTGGTGTTGGAACAGTCTTGCGTCTCACCTTTCCTCCTG GAATCCCTGGATTGGAATACCAGAAAGAGAAGTTCATCAAGATTGACAATGATAACTTTGTCAAGGAGGCACTGGTAATAGAAGGAGGTCTCCTCGATCTAGGATTTCTGAAGTATTTGGTACGACTAGAGATTGTCGGAGATGCAGATAAGACATGTATAATAAGATCAACAGTGGAATATGAAGTTGAGGATGAGCACACAGGTAACGCATCCTTTATCACCACCAGCACTTTCGCTCGTATTGCTGAGGCCATCACAAAGTACATCAAGGCGCAGAAGGGCGATGAGAAAGCCCCCGAGGAAACTTCGTAA